TTCCATGCGGTTTCAAATTCATCGGCTGTTTGACACTGATAAATGCACttttcatattcatatttaaaaGAACTATTCATTACACTTAGATGCTCACTTTCTTTTGCCTTGATCTGCCACAATGAGAAACGATGATGGGTTCCTGGAAAAACTTGCATGATGGCTTGCTGGATCATATCATCTTGGTCGGCTATTATTGACAGAGGACGACGCCCTGACATTGCCCTAAGCCATGTTTGAAACAACCAAGTAAAAGATTTCTCAGATTCATCAGCAACCAGGGCACAACCAAGAAGCACTGGTTGCTTGTGGTGGTTGATTCCAATGAAAGTGACAAATGGCACCAGATAAATACTTTTCCGATATGAGGTGTCTAAAATAATGGCATCACCAAACTGGCTGCATGAAAACCTAGACCTCCCATCAGCCCAGAAAATACTCATGCAACTACCATTATCAACTTCTACTGCATAGAAGAATCCTGTATCTTCGGCCTGTCTGGTTTGACAATAGTCAAACAGCACACCGTACCAATCGCTTCCAACGTGATTTTCTCTTCGTCTTTTGACAAGGTTTCCACTGTTTATGTCAACAATATCTTCAATTTCCAGCCCTCCAATCTCCTCTTCTATGAacttttttgaagaaaatagatttttcttttgaacttCCAGGTGAGACTCAAACTCATGGTTATGATTTTTATCAAAACGGTCCACTACCCACCTTCCAGAATCTTGTCTCTTAATCCTCATATATGCCCCACAACCAACTCTTGATGGATGCTGAAACCCTTCCTTTGAGCACACAAATCTCCGAGATGTAATTGACCCATCAAGCTTTGAACGAAACAATTGACCAATCCTGATTCTAAATCCTGTATTCTCAGCATACGCATGATAAAATTGGTATGCTTCATTGGCCGAATTGAACTCTAGACCTGCAGATAGATCAATTTCTGACTGCATTTCCTCTCCACCCCGTTTTAAGCGCTTGGCACTTATAACTGCAGATGGGCAATGTGGTTTATCCTCAATTGCCTTAATCAATTTGACTTTTGGCCTATGAGACACTTCAACAACAGTATTTGTCGGCATGGAACTCTTCTTCTGCAAAATCAGGTTATGATTTTCCTCTGTAGATGATTCAAGACCATGATTGTGATCCTTCAGGAAAAGGTCTACAACCCATTTCCCAGAATCGCGTCTCTGCACCCTGATTAATGCTGGACAGCCTGTCCGTGAACTAATCTGAAATCCTTCCTTGGAGCACACAAATCTTCGAGAAGAAACTGACCCATCTGTTCTTGAGCGATACAACTGACCAGTTCGAACTTTAAACCCCATCCGTGCTGCATAGAAAGTGTAAAAATCACGGGCAACATCTGCTGAATCAAAGTCTAACCCCACATATGGTTCCGGTACTCCAGACTCTCCTTCATCCTCTGCATCGACAGCATTCATCGGAGGCATCATTCCTAAAGGATATGCCTCTATAACTAAGTTGTTCCCACTGTCTTCAATCTTAGAATCGGTATCTAAGCTGCATGtcacacaaaataaaacgaCATGAAAAATCACTACAAACTACAGCCTTAGCCACAACAACTTGATTAACAATCTGAAGCGACATTAACTGATCCTCGAAAGCAAACTTACACAAAAACTAATCAATTAACACGGTCAGCAACTCAGCAGTCATGAATGTGAACACTGATtagcaaaataataaaataaaaacataattatcaaatcaataaaaacaatttctcagcaaccaaacacagCATTATCCACGtaaaaaaatactaaagaaaaatacccaacaaaaaatcaaaaatacccaattcacaaatacaaaaTGCATAACAAAGAATTAAGCTTGATTGGGTAGGACATAAATCAAATTGGGGAAAAATCATACTTTGGGTTTAAGTTCCAAATTACCTTCTGATATTTGTGAAGTGGGTGGAGCTGGATTCCATGCCCATTTCGGAAGATTAACAACACTGCGAGTGGCGAGCGATGATTTCGAAGCTCAAGACGCCATTTGGGGGATTTCGTTTGCGTATTTTGGCGGGAAAATTGATTGGGGAAAAATTCAGAGGGAGCCCTTCAGAAATCTGACGAatttgtgaaatgaatgaaatgtcAAGTGTATTGGGGTTTGGATCTCTCTACTCTGCTGGCGTTCTTGTGCTCCTTATTTCAGGGTTTGACCTAACTCGATTGTAATTTGAGCCCATTAGTGGCATCCACTGACATCGTCATccaattttttattgttataggattattttatctttttgtttttgggaatttgcATGATCTCTTTGTGTTTTTTTCCCagattcatttgtttttatttttcataaaaattaaaagacaaaaGGAGGCTCggataaattataaaaatcacatGCTTGATTTACATGAATGATAAATTTGATATTTAACTAAAACTGACATGTTGTTTAATTTTACTCAAATCTTCAACCCCCCAGTattctttatttattaaaaaacgTGAACGAACTTTGTGATGCTGGTAAATCTCCTTGGAGTTGAAGTTAAATGGTTCGTTCAATTGCTAATTGAATCCATAGAAGAGAGAGTGACTGCCTGTGTCATGTACCTTGTAAAATCCGTGGTTAAGGTGCCAAACTAAGGTTTTTCTCATAAAGTATACATTGAATGAGagttttaattattatattaagtTATCACGAGTGTGTGGAAATATTAACAGAATGTCAACGACCATATTGGAGGGATTAAGATTATCTCCGCTCCTCTTCCCATCCactcctctcacattctcttattttgtatttctcttactataaaaaatgaatataaaatgttgacgtgatttaaccgtgaccattcAAATAGGAGAAAAGgtaaagagaaggaaaaaagaggaaagagaatcctactccatacTGGGGATAGCCAAAACAAGTATCAACATCCTTTTATATGGACGCATGGATAAGCTAACACTAGTGATTTCGATGTCAACTTTTGACCCGACACCAACTTCCTATTTAGCTTCACATCAAACACCAGCCTTTATTTAGCAATTGTACCGGTATATGCTCTTCGTCATTTACACTACGAATTTCACCACTTCATGACGTTTAAGATAATTCACTTACAATTAAATAATCATGTTTTGATAAACTTTAGATTCTTTTTTGTGATGTACGATATTGCGATGAGTTTCATTATCTTAGATAATAACTCATTCACTCTATCATAGATGGCGTGTTACCACAATAGCGGAATAAAATCATCGTGCTTATGCACCCTTGTGTGGTTCAATCCCACTGATTCTATTTCCCAACAACTAACTATACAAAGTTTCTCCCGAAGTTACGGGGCTATTTTGCTGAGTACCAAAGGACCGGGAATGACGCCTCTGGTGTACCAGTTATCGTGCCCACGGTAAATGTTGGGTAGCCAAGTACGAAGCAGATAACTGCTGAAAGCATCTAAGTAGTAACCCCACCCCAAGATGAGTGCTTTCTTATTCCGACTTCCCTAAAACCTTTACTACGTACTTGGGTTgggcattaaaaaaaatgactGAACCGCCCGAACCGCACCGATgggttggtttggttttggtttggttttttttttttttttttaaattttcggtGGTTAAACCGAACCGCACCGATCTTAATCAGTTTGGCAAGCAGTTTTTAAAATTATTCGGATGCGGTTAACCGAACCGACCCGCATATACTTACTTTATTTACGAGTTACTGTGGATACACCACATGAAAATAAAACCAAGTAGTTTAAAAGTCCCCTTTCCTTTCATTCAAAaagcaaaaagcaaaaagaaaggCAACCTTTATGTGCCTAAAAAGCAAATAGGAATGAAATTATGAAAGGAAAACAAGGTCACCATTTGGAGAAGGTAGTAGTTGTTCTTTGGTGCTCTCCTTGAGCTGCAtcatttgtgtttttctttgagCAATCACTCATATTAGTACTACGTTCTGTAGCATTTGAGAAATgaatttgttatgtattttcgtCTACACACAAACCGAAAACAGACCCAAACTAACCCGCCACTGTCAGTTAACCGACCTTCTCAGTTTTAGACCTAGCTTGGTCTGTTTCGATTTGCAATTTGGCCCAACCGGCTAGGTcggtttggtttcaattttggcCCAAACCAACCCGTGTACACCTCTACTACGTACTATTGAAGAATTTTCTCATTTTGTCGTATTCTATTtttataatttggttttcaatccTATGGCTTGAAAATCCCCCACCCAAATATATCGTGTCATAGTTTGTCAATGACATTTATCGGTTTTACCAAAGAAAGAATAGAGCAGTGGCCTTCAGATTGTAGCATTTAaaagtctagtggtattctttttcacttgtaagtgaataTTTAATATTATGACTTAACTTCGTTCATGACTCAATGGATGATGGAGTTCTTCCTCATGATACTTAGTTTTTAATTCACgaaattttgtattaatgatcaAAACCGTTCAAAT
This Pyrus communis chromosome 6, drPyrComm1.1, whole genome shotgun sequence DNA region includes the following protein-coding sequences:
- the LOC137737750 gene encoding protein FAR1-RELATED SEQUENCE 7-like produces the protein MGMESSSTHFTNIRSLDTDSKIEDSGNNLVIEAYPLGMMPPMNAVDAEDEGESGVPEPYVGLDFDSADVARDFYTFYAARMGFKVRTGQLYRSRTDGSVSSRRFVCSKEGFQISSRTGCPALIRVQRRDSGKWVVDLFLKDHNHGLESSTEENHNLILQKKSSMPTNTVVEVSHRPKVKLIKAIEDKPHCPSAVISAKRLKRGGEEMQSEIDLSAGLEFNSANEAYQFYHAYAENTGFRIRIGQLFRSKLDGSITSRRFVCSKEGFQHPSRVGCGAYMRIKRQDSGRWVVDRFDKNHNHEFESHLEVQKKNLFSSKKFIEEEIGGLEIEDIVDINSGNLVKRRRENHVGSDWYGVLFDYCQTRQAEDTGFFYAVEVDNGSCMSIFWADGRSRFSCSQFGDAIILDTSYRKSIYLVPFVTFIGINHHKQPVLLGCALVADESEKSFTWLFQTWLRAMSGRRPLSIIADQDDMIQQAIMQVFPGTHHRFSLWQIKAKESEHLSVMNSSFKYEYEKCIYQCQTADEFETAWNALLSRYGLKDNAWLKAMYEKRRSWVPLYLRATFFAGIPFNESIESFFGARFNAQTSLKEFVSQYERGLERRREEEIKEDFNSFNLKAYLQTKEPLEEQCRRLYTLNTFRVFQKELLQSYSYLGFKIYDEGAIIRYLVRKCGNDDEKYVVTVGASIPEVSCSCRMFEFEGILCRHVLRVFQILDIKEVPPCYILRRWTRNAEYGIPCESELGGNPRELKTLMVWSLREAACKYIEAGATSLEKHKLAYEIMREGGRKLCWQR